The sequence CATTTCACCGGCATCACCCCGGCCCTGGGGCCCAACGTGGTGGAGATCTGCAAGGACGCCTGTCAGGCGGCCAAGGCCCACGGCGTGAAGATCTCCTGCGACCTGAACTACCGGGGCAAGCTGTGGACCCGGGCCGAGGCCCGGGCCGCCATGACCGAGCTGTGCCGGTACGTGGACGTGTGCATCTCCAACGAGGAGGACGCTAAGGACGTATTCGGCATCGAGGCCGAGGACACCGACATCACCGGCGGCAAGCTGAACAAGGAGGGCTACAAGTCCGTGGCCAAGCAGCTCATGGACCAGTTCGGTTTTGAGAAGGTTGCCATCACCCTGCGCACCTCCATCTCCGCCAGCGACAACGACTGGGCGGGAATGCTGTACGACGGGAAGGACTTCTGCTTCTCCAAGGAGTATCATCTGCGCATCGTGGACCGGGTGGGCGGCGGCGACAGCTTTGGCGGCGGCCTCATCTATGCCCTGCTGAACGGCAAGTCCACCCAGGACGCCATTGAGTTTGCCGTGGCGGCCTCCGCACTCAAGCACTCCATCGAGGGCGACTTCAACCGGGTCACAGTGGCCGAGGTAGAGAAGCTCTCCGGCGGCGACGGCTCCGGCCGCGTCCAGCGGTAACAGCAGTCAACTTTGCCCTATCTTTGTCTCAGGGAGGTTTCGGATGGTCCATTCCAACCCTTTGTTGCGGGGCGAAAGCCCTCAGAAGTTTATCACCATCGGGGAGATCATGCTGCGTCTGACCCCGCCCAACTATGACAAGATCCGGGTGGCCACCAGCTTTGAGGCCAGCTATGGCGGAAGCGAGGCCAACATCGCCCTGGCTCTGGCCAATCTGGGTATCGACAGCACCTTCTTCAGCGTGGTGCCCAACAACAGTCTGGGCAAAAGCGCAGTGCGGATGCTGCGCAGCAATGACGTTCACTGCACGCCCATGATTCTCAGCTCGCCCCAGGACACCCCCACCCACCGGCTGGGAACCTACTATCTGGAGACCGGCTATGGCATCCGCCCCAGTAAGGTGACGTATGACCGCAAGCACAGCGCCATCACCGAGTATGACTTTTCCCGGGTGGACCTGGACGCTCTGCTGGAGGGTTTTGACTGGCTCCACATGAGCGGTATCACCCCCGCCCTGTCCCCAAGCTGCCGGACCCTTACCCTTGACTGCCTCCGGGCGGCCAGGGCAAAGGGTATGACCATCAGCTTCGACGGCAACTTCCGCAGCGCCCTGTGGAGCTGGGAGGAAGCACGGGACTTTTGTACCCAGTGCCTGCCCTATGTGGATGTCCTGCTCGGTATCGAGCCCTACCACCTCTGGCGGGATGCGGATGACCCCGGCAAGGGCGACTGGAAGGACGGTCTCCCCCTGCAGCCCAGCTATGAGCAGCAGGACGAGATCTTTCAGGTCTTTCTGGAGCGCTACCCCAACCTCCAGTGCATCGCCCGTCATGTTCGGTATGTCCATTCCGGCAGTGAAAACAGCCTGATGGCTTACATGTGGTACCAGGGTCATACCTTTGCAAGCAAGCTGTTTACCTTTCATATCCTAGACCGGGTCGGGGGCGGCGACGCTTTCGCCAGCGGTCTGATCTATGCCATGATGTGCGGTTATCGCCCCATGGACATCGTCAATTTTGCCGTAGCCAGCAGCGTCATCAAGCACACGATTCACGGGGACGGAAACATTACCGATGACGTAGAGAGCATCCGCAACCTGATGAACATGAATTGCGACATCAAGCGGTAAGCCCCGACACAAAATCAACGAAAAGGAGCCTGTGGATGAAAGCGTTTATGGACAAGGACTTCCTTCTGGAAACCGATACCGCCAAGCACCTATTCCACCACTATGCGGAACAGATGCCCCTGGTGGACTACCACTGTCACATTTCTCCGAGGGAGATCTACGAGAACCGCCGTTTCAACGATCTTGTAGAGGTCTGGCTTGGGGGGAAGCAGCCCGATGGCAGCTATTTTGGCGACCACTACAAGTGGCGGGTCATGCGTTCCAACGGGGTGAGCGAGGACTATGTTACCGGTGACAAGCCCCCGGTGGAGCGGCTGAAGAAGTTTGCCGAGGCTCTGGAGCTGGCCATCGGCAACCCCATGTACCACTGGTGTAACCTGGAACTGCGCAAGTTTTTTGGCTATGAGGGCTACCTGTCGCCCGAAACCGTGGACGAGGTATGGGCCGTCACCTCCGATCAACTGCAAAACGACCCCAGGCTCACCGTACGGGGGCTGATTGAGCAGTCCAACGTGGCCTTTATCGGCACCACGGACGACCCCGTGGACCCATTGGAGTGGCATGAGAAGATCGCCGCCGACCCCACGATCCGCTTTCAGGTCTGTCCCTCCTACCGCCCGGACAAAGCCATCAACATTACCAAGCCGGGCTTTGCAGATTACATGGCCAAGCTGGCCCAGAGCGTAGGCAGAAAAAGCCTGGACAGCGTTGCGGACGTCTGTGACGCCTTGGTGGAGCGGCTGGAGTTCTTTAAAACGCTGGGCTGCCGGGCCAGCGACCACGGCTTGGACTATGTTCCCTTCCGTCCCGCCACCATGGCCGAGGCCGACGCGGCCTATCGGAAGGCCATGGCGGGAGAGCCCTTGAGCCTGGCGGAGGCCGAGGGCTACCAGACCGTCATCCTCCTCTGCCTGGGCCGGGCCTACCATCGGTTGGGCATTGTCATGCAGCTCCACTACTCCTGTCTGCGCAATGCCAACCGGCGGATGTTTACCGCTCTGGGGCCCGACACCGGCTTTGACATGATTGCCCAGAACACCTGTGGCGGCAATATCGCCTCCCTGCTGTCCGCGCTGGACATGGACGGCCAGTGTCCCAAGACCATTCTCTATTCCCTCAATCCCGCTGACAATGAGCAATTGGACTCCATGCTGGGATGCTTCCAGTCCGATGAGATCCCCGGTAAGATTCAGCATGGCTCCGCCTGGTGGTTCAATGATACCAAGTCCGGTATGGAGGAACAGATGGCTTCCCTGGCCAATCTGGGGCTGCTGGGCAATTTTGTGGGAATGCTCACCGATTCCCGTTCCTTCCTCTCCTATGCCCGGCACGACTACTTCCGCCGCATCCTGTGCAACCTCATCGGCCGCTGGGTGGAGAATGGGGAGTACCCCAACGATGAAAAGGCCCTGAAGAAAATCGTGGAAGGCGTATGCTATACCAATGCCGCCCGGTATTTTGATCTGTAAGGAGTGGTCCGTTTCGTGACTCAGACATCGGAGACTCAGCGGGAGGGCCGGTTGCTTCGCAATGTGCTCTTTACCTTTTTTGTCAGCGGTGCGGCCTCTCAGCCCCTGGGCTCCTTCATCCCCTTCCTGAGGGACACTTATGGCTTCAGCTACGACCTGTCCGGCGTACTGCTGTCCTGCCAGTCCATTGGGAACCTGCTGGCTGTGCTGGCCGCAGGCTTCCTGCCCGTCTACCTGGGCCGCAGGCGGAGCATTCTGACCACTGCGGTATGGATGGCGGCCGGCTATCTGATTTTTGCCAGCGGCATGGGGACCCCCGTCCTGCTGATCCTGGCCTGCCTCATGACCGGTATCGCCCGCGGCGGCAACTCCAACTTCGCCAACACCATGATCTCCACCCTGCCCGGAGATAAGGCCACCCGCGGCTATAATCTGCTGCACGGCTGCTTTGCCGTGGGGGCCCTGCTCTCTCCTCTGCTGCTTATCTTCTGCGCCGGGCGGTGGCCGGGTCTGGGCTGGCGGATCATGGCCGGCCTGTTGTGTCTGCTGTGCATCAGTCAGCTTGTCGTCTACGCCAGAATGCCCCTTCCGCCGGAGTATGCCAAAAAGAGCATCACGTCGGTGGATCTCCGGTTTTTTAAAGTCAAGCAGTTCTGGCTGGGCGCCGCCATGCTTTTTTTCTACATCTCCACCGAATACGCCATCGTGGGCTGGCTCGTCACCTACTTTCAGGACATCGGAGTTCTGGACCCCAACCAATCCCAGATGATGAACAGTCTTCTCTGGCTGGTCATTTTTCTCGGGCGAATGGTGGGGGCCGTCATTACGGGAAAACTCTCCCGGAGCAAGCTGCTGCTGCTGGACGGGGTGGGCCTTTTTTCCTTCTTTCTTGTTATGTTCTTCAGCCGGACCCCAGCCCCGATCATCCTGGGACTGGTGGGCGTCGGCTTCTTCATGGCCACTATTTACCCCACTGCGTTTGCCTTTGGCAGCGACTGCATCCGGGGCAACGACCTGGGCTGCAGTGTCATGATCTTTACCGGCAGCGCCGGCGGCATCCTCACCCCGGCCATGGTGGGTTTTGTAGCCGAGTGGGCGGGCATCCGGGCGGGGATGGGCCTGATTGTGGTATTTGCGGCCCTGCTGCTGTTTTCCATCCTCCTCAGCGTGTTCAGCGTACGCACAGCCCAGGCTCTACCCGAAAAAGGAGAATGATGCGAATGGAAACACTCTCTTACAAGACTCTGGAAGCACAGGGCTATAGCGGATATCTGCTCAGAGACGCCCCGGAAAAGGTCCTCCAGTTCGGCGAGGGCAACTTCCTGCGGGCTTTCGTGGACTACTGGTTTGACGTCTCCAATGAAAAGGCGGGCTGGAACGGCAAATGCGTCCTGGTCCAGCCCATCCCCCAGGGCCTGGCCAGCCCCATCAACCGCCAGGAAGGGCTCTACACGCTCTATCTCAGGGGCCGCCATAATGGAAAAAAGGTGGATCGGAAGCGGGTCATCTCCTCCGTCAGCCGCTGCCTTAACCCCTATGAGGCGGAGGACTACGCCGCCATGATGGCCCTGGCCGTCTCCGACGACCTGGAATACGTGGTTTCCAATACGCCCGAGGCGGGCATCGTCTACGCCCCCGCCTGCAAACCGGATGACGCGCCCCCCGCCTCCTTCCCCGCCAAGCTGACTCAGGTCCTCTACGCCCGCTGGAAGGCCGGCAGGCCGGGCTTAGTCATTCTCTCCTGCGAGCTGATCGACAACAACGGCAGGGAATTACTCCGATGCGTGAACCGGTATATCGACCAGTGGGCCCTGGAACCCGAATTCCGCACCTGGGTTATGGGGGAGTGCACCTTCTGCTCCACCCTGGTGGACCGCATCGTCCCCGGTCGGGTGAAGGACCCGATAGAGGCCGCCGCCATGGAAGCCGCCAACGGCTATCGGGATGATCTCATCGACGTGGGGGAAATCTTCGGCGTGTGGAACATCGAAGGTCCGGCATGGCTGGAGGAGAAGCTGCCCTTTAAGCGGGCGGGCCTCAACTGCCCGGTAGTCCCCGACGTGACCCCCTATAAAAAGCGCAAGGTACGCATTCTCAACGGCGCCCACACCGGCTTCGTGCTGGGGGCCTATCTGGCCGGCTTCGACATCGTGCGGGACTGCATGGGGGACGACACCGTCCGGGGCTTCATGAACCGGATGCTCCATGAGGAGGTTATTCCCACCCTTCCCCTGGATAGACAGGATCTGGAGGCGTTTGCCTCCGCTGTCCAGGACCGGTTCAACAACCCCTTCGTGGATCACGAGCTCATGAGCATCTCTCTCAACTCCACCTCCAAGTGGCGGGCCCGGAACCTGCCCAGCCTGCTGGAATATGTGGAGCAGACGGGAGCGCTGCCCGCCTGCCTCGCTATGAGCTTTGCCGCCTATGTGGCCTTTTACTCCAACGATGTCCAGAGGCTCACCGATGCCGGGCTGGTGTGCCGGCGGCCCAAGGGCGACGAGTATACCTGTTCCGACGACCGCTGGGTCCTGGAGTTCTACTGGGCTCACAGGGGCGACCGCCCGGAGGATCTGATCCACGCCGTTATGACCAATGAACGGATGTGGGGCCAGAATCTGACCGCCGTCCCTGGCTTTGAAGCTGCGGCCGTGGCCGATCTGAAGCTGATCCGGGAACAGGGCGCTCTGGCGGCCTATGCCGCCTGTCTGTAAGGAGGCGCACCATGAACCTGATCCGCATTCATCCTCTGGATAACGTGGCGGTGGCCCTGGAGGACATTCCCGCAGGGGAGACCGTCACCGCCGGAGGTAGTACCGTCACCGCCCGCCAGGCCATTCCGCGGGGCCACAAGCTCGCCCTGGCAGCCGTTCCCGCGGGGGCCCGGATCATCAAATACGGCTGCACCATCGGTCTGGCCAAGGCGGACATCGCCCCCGGGGACTGGGTCCACGTCCACAACGTGCGCACCGGCCTCAGCGAGGACGGCGTGTACGCCTACCATCCCCGGGTCGGCGCCCTGCCCCCCGTCCCTCCCCGGACTTTCCAGGGCTACCGCCGCCCCGACGGCAGGGCCGCCATCCGCAATGAGCTGTGGGTCCTCCCCACTGTGGGCTGCGTCAACGCCATCGCCCAGGCCCTGGTACGGGAAAACCAGCATCTGACAGGCGGCACGGTGGAAGGTCTTTATGCCTTTCCGCACCCCTTCGGGTGCAGCCAGATGGGGGAGGACCATGCCCAGACCCGGAAGCTGCTGGCCGCCCTGGCCCGCCACCCCAATGCGGGGGGCGTGCTGGTGCTGGGGCTGGGGTGCGAAAATCTGACGATGGAGCAATTTCAGGCCGAGCTGGGGCCCCATGACAAAAACCGCGTCCGTTTTCTGGTCTGTCAGGACGTGGAGGATGAGCTGGCCGCCGGTGCCGCCCTGCTCAAGGAACTGGCCGATTATGCCGGGACCTTCCGCCGGGAGCCGATTTCTGCCTCTGAGCTGGTGGTTGGTCTGAAATGCGGCGGCTCCGACGGTCTCAGCGGCATCACCGCCAACCCCGCAGTGGGTCGGTTTTCCGACCGGCTCATCGCCTTGGGCGGCTCTACTGTCCTCACCGAGGTACCTGAGATGTTCGGTGCGGAATCCATCCTCTTCGACCGCTGCAAGGATGAGGCCGTTTTTGACAAGGCCGTCCAAATGGTGGAGGCGTTTAAGCGCTACTTTATCCGCCACGGCCAGGTAGTCTATGAAAATCCCAGCCCCGGCAACAAGGCTGGGGGCATCACCACGCTGGAGGACAAGTCCTGCGGCTGTGTGCAAAAGGGTGGAAGCGCCCGGATCGTGGATGTGCTGGGTTACGGCGAGGCCGTGACCCGGCGGGGCCTGAACCTTCTCAGCGGACCGGGCAACGATCTGGTATCCACCACCGCCCTCACCGCGGCCGGTGCCCACCTCATTCTCTTTACCACCGGCCGCGGCACCCCCTTTGGGGCTCCGGCTCCAACGGTAAAAATCTCCAGTAATACCGCCCTTTTTCAGAAAAAGGGGAGCTGGATCGACTTTAACGCCGGTACGGTGGCGGAAGGCGAGACCCTGGATGCCGTGGGAGACCGCCTGTTGGATCTGGTGCTTGAGGCGGCCAGCGGCAGTCCTACGAAAACCGAACTCCACGGGGCCCGCGAGATTGCCATCTTTAAGGACGGCGTGGTGCTGTAAGAAAGGAAGCAGGTTTTATGAAAGACCCTCATTGCGGCTACTGCGCAGGCGGAGAGACCCTGGCCGCCTTCGGCATTCCCATCTGTGAGCTGAGCGTCAGCACGCTCATCCTCTTTCAGGAACAGAGCCACCCCGGCCGCTGTATCCTGGCCTATAAGGATCATATCAGTGAGTTGGTGGACCTGACCGACGCGGAGCGGAACGCCTTCTTCACGGACGTAGCCAGAGCAGCCAGGGCGATCCACGCCGTCTTTCACCCGGACAAGGTAAACTACGGCGCTTACGGAGATACCGGAAGGCACCTTCACTTTCACTTGGTCCCCAAGTATCAGGGCGGCTACGAGTGGGGAGACGTCTTTGGGATGAATCCCGGCCGAACGTTTCTCTCCCAGGAGGAGTATACGCGCATGATCGAGCAGATCAAGCTCCATCTGTAAAAGGAGAATATCTATATGGATATCCGTTATTCCGCCAATCCGCGGGACTTCAAGCGCTATACCACGGAGGAGATCCGAAAGGAGTTCCTTATCGAAGATCTTTACCGGCCTGACCAGGTGACGGCGGTCTACTCCCATATTGACCGAATGGTCACCCTGGGCTGCATGCCGGTAACCAAAAGCATACCCATCGATCAGGGCATTGATGTGTGGGCCAATTTTGGCACTCATTTCTTTCTGGAGCGCCGGGAGGTCGGCCTGTTCAATATCGGCGGGCCAGGTCAGGTAACCGTAGACGGCACAGTCTATCCCATGGGCTATAAGGACTGCCTGTATATTACCCGCGGGAGTCGTGAGGTGTTGTTTTCCAGCGACAGCCCTACCGCCCCCGCCAAATTCTACATGGTCTCCGCCCCGGCCCACTGCTCCTATGAGACCCGGATCATCCGGCTTTCCGACGCCGCCAGAAAGCCCCTGGGCGCTTTGGAAACCTCCAATAAGCGGGTCATCCACCAGTTTATCCACCCCGACGTACTCCCGACCTGCCAGCTATCCATGGGCATGACCGTACTGGAGCCGGGCAGCGTGTGGAACACAATGCCTGCCCACACACACGAACGGCGCATGGAGGTATATACCTACTTCGAGATCCCTGCGGGCAATGTGGTTTTCCATATGATGGGTGAGGGGCAGGAGACCCGCCACATTGTCCTGCAGAACGAGCAGGCCGTGATCTCCCCCTCCTGGTCCATTCATGCCGGAGCCGGCACCGGAAGCTATTCCTTTATCTGGGCAATGGGCGGTGAAAATCAGGCCTTTGACGACATGGATGTGATTCCTGTCACCGCGCTGAGGTGACGGTCATGGATATGTTGGGTCAATTTTCCCTAAAGGGAAAAGTTGCTCTGGTCACCGGGGCCAGCCATGGGATCGGCTTTTCCATGGCCGTCGCTCTGGCCGGCGCGGGCGCCGAAATTGCCTTTAACGGCCACAGTCCGGACCGGCTGAAGGCCGCTGAGGCCGAGTACGCCGCGCGGGGAATCCATGCGCGGGGCTATCTTTGCGACGTCACTGACGAGACCGCCGTCCAGAACATGGTAGCCCGGATCTCTGCCGACTTGGGGCCGGTGGACATTCTGGTCAACAATGCGGGGATGATCCAGCGTACTCCCCTGTTGGATATGTCCGCCCAGGATTTTCGCCGCGTAGTAGACGTCGATCTGACCGCTCCGTTTATTGTGGCCAAAGCCTGTATCCCGGGCATGATCGCAAAGGGACATGGCAAAATCATCAACATCTGCTCCATGATGAGCGAGCTTGGCCGGGAGACGGTCTCTGCCTACGCCGCCGCCAAGGGCGGGCTAAAAATGCTCACCCGAAACATCTGCGCCGAGTTTGGTGGAGCCAACATCCAGTGCAACGGTATCGGCCCCGGCTATATTGCCACTTCCCAAACAGCCCCCCTGCGTGAGCCACAGCCAGACGGCAGCCGTCACCCCTTCGACCAGTTTATCTGCTCCAAAACCCCGGCGGGGCGGTGGGGCAGGCCGGAAGATCTGGCTGGTCCCGCCGTCTTTCTTGCCTCTGATGCCTCCAATTTTGTCAACGGCCACATCCTGTATGTGGACGGCGGCATCTTAGCCTATATTGGCAAGCAGCCCTGATCCGCTGGCTGCTTCCATTGACGTATACGCCTTCAAATACCGAAAAGGGAGTCCCCCGGTCTTGTAGCCGGGGGACTCCCTCTCGTTTTCGGGGCAAAGAGCACGTTTTTCTCCCCATGGAGTCACAGCGCTCTTCAGGGTATGCGCCGCTTACTGGCGCAGGATCAGGGCGGCGTTAAACTCCGCGCCATCGTAGGCTCCGTTCACCTGAAGGTAATCCCCCACCTCCAGCTTCCGCAGGGTCAGGGTTCCGCCGTCCCACTCCAGGAACTTGGTGTCGTCGTCCACATGGACGGTGATGAGCTCCTCGTTGCCGGCGCTGTCCAGGCTGCGCAGATAGATGTACTGATTGCCACGCTCCGTGCTGACATAGACCACGGTGCCGTTGAGCTGGCTGCCGGAGGTGACGGCCTGCTGGACCTCGATGGCGGCGACCTGGTCGCCGTTGACCACCAGGCCGATCTTGTAGCCCGGCTTCAGGGCGGACAGTGCGATGGTCTTGCCGCTCTGGGTAATGGAGGTGGCCGAGGTAACCGTATAGGACGCTTCCTCCCCATCGGAGAGGGTCACCTCCAGAGTGCTGCCGCCCACCTCCTGAATGATGCGGTTGATGGTACCGGTCATATTGGCGCTCTGGGGGGTGGCCTCGATGCGGGTAACCACGTGGTAACGGACGGTGACCTCCACCTCGTCACCCAGCCGCAGCTTGTCAATGGCGCTCTTCTCCTCGTTGCGGTAGATGGCGGGGGGATCGGACAGGTCGATGGCAAAGCTCACTACGGTGTCGTCACTCTCGGTGACCTCCAGGGTGACGGTGGAGCCGCTGGAGGTGAACACCCGGTTGGTAAGAACGCCCTCGGTCACCGCCGAGCCGGGGTAGCAGTCCAGCCGCACCAGCTTCTCTCCAGAGAAGCGGGCGGTGGCGAACCACTCCTTCTCCAGCTCTTTGAGCTTGATGGCCGAGCCGTTATAGGTGAATACGCAGCTATCGGCCACGTCATAGCTGGTGGATTTACCGGTGGCCGGGTCGGTGAGGGTAACGGTGTTGGTGCTGCTGGCCCAGGTAAAGGCCTTGATACCGCCCTGCACATATTTCGTGACGGAATCCACCGAGACGGACAGGGCGGAGCCATCCTCGTTGGATACCCGCAGAGAGACGTAGCACCCCTCGTAACCGGAGGACAGGGTCCCCTCCAGGCCGTTGACGGTGACGGCGGAGCCGCCGGGCACGGCATACTGGTGGGTGACGCCGTCAAACCCGCTGACCCGCAGGGTACAGCCGCTGCCGGACTTCTCCACGCTGGAGAGAATGCCCGTCTCCTCCCGGGTGCCGCCGGTGAGGCGGACAGCCACCAGACGGCCCTGGTCGTCGGTCATGCAGACGGCGGTGGCGTAGCCCGCGTCGGGGTCCACCACCGAGCGGTCCCCGATGGTCTTGGAGCCCACCTGCACCTGGGTGAAGCGGTTCATGGTGACCACCCGACCGGCACCGCCCACCGTCAGGGCAATACTGTTGTCCTCGATGCCGTTGACCGAGCCGGTGAACTCCTTCAGGGCGGCGCTGAGGTAGACGTCCTCCGCCACGCCCTTGCTGGTCAGGGAGATGCGGACGTGCTTGCCCGCCTTGAGGCTGCTGCTGGTGGTCTCCATATTGTTCTCATAGATGACGGCGTCGGCGGGCAGGGAGATGCTGCTGGTGGCGCCGGTCAGATCGCCGGTGAGGGTCAGGACCACCACGCCGCTGTCCCCCTTGGTGACGGCGGCAATGGTGCCCTGGATAAAGTCATAGTCGTCGTACTCGCTCAGGTCGGTGATGGTGCCCCGCTCCTCCATGAACGTCAGGGCGCGGGAGAGCATGGTGGCCATGATGGCCCGAGTGACCTCGCCCTTGGGGCCATAGGCGTTGTTGGTGTCGCCCTGGACGATGCCGTAGACGTTGAGCAGATAAACATAGGGCTTGGCCGACTCGCGGATGGAGGCGGTGTCGCGGAAGGTCATGGAATAGGAGTCCAGTCCCTCGGCCATGGGACCGAGCTGCATGGCTCGCACCAGGTAGACCGACAGGTCCTCCTTCTCGATGGGCTTGGAGAGACTCCCGTTCTGCACCAGACCCTTGAGCTCGGTGTAGGAGAGGATGCCGGTCTCCAGGCAGATGGCGAACTCCCGGTAGAACCAGGACTGGGCCCCGTTCAGCAGGCCGTCTACATCCTTCTTGCGGTCGGAGGCAATCCGGTCGGCGATCCCCTGTTTGACGGGTACGGCCCGGGCGCAGAGGGCCAGGGCCTCCGCCGTAGTCAGCTTGTTTTCCGGCTTGAAGGTGCCGTCCTCATAGCCCTTGAACATGCCCGCGTCGGTCATTTCCTCGATGTAGCTCTTGGCCCAATGGCTGGCAATGTCCGGGAAAGTGGCCGCCGAAGCCGGAAGCGCCGTCATGGTCAGCGTCAGGGCGAAGGCCAGCAGGCAAGTGAGCAGTCGTTTGGATTTCATATCGCACCTCCATGCAGTTGTCGCGCGCAGGGTAACATAACCATACTACTTTTAAAATTATAACGTTCTCCCGGCAAAAAAGCAACCGGCAGTTGTCGGAATCGTCAAAAACCTGGACAAGCGAGGCCCCGGACCCTCCGGCGCGGTTGGCGGGCAGTCTCCAAACGGAGACTGCCTGTTTTAAAGGCCCGGCTACAGAAAATCATCCGCGTAAAACGCGAACAAAGAATGTTTTCTTTTACTTAAAAGTGAAATAATGGTTTTTAAGATTTTTATTTTTTTGCAATTTTGCCTTCTCTCTGGCCGTTTATCGCGTCTCCATTTGGATACATTCAGTGCCATGCGGAGACGATTTTGCCCAGCCGCTTCTACTTTTTTGAGGCCCCCCTACAAAAAGTCCAGCGTTTTTTTGCGCTAGGCGTCCAAGGGATTCCGGATCTGGTCGCACCAATTGGCACAGACTTTGCTAGAATTTTGGGACAAGAGACAACGCTCACGCGGCCGGCCGGCGCGGGGAGCTGCGGATCTGGCAAATTGGTTTGGATTGGAATTTTTGCAAGGAGGCTGTCAACCATGAGCGAAGCAATCAAGAAGCTGGCGGAAAGCCTGGAAAATACAAAGGTGGAGCAGGACGGGGCCATCGTCGTGATCACCATGAACCGTCCCAAAGCGCTCAACGCGCTCAACGACCAGACTCTAGGCGAGCTGGACCGGATCTTTAGCTGCATCGAGACCGAGGCGGAGGTGCTGGGCGTCATCATCACCGGCGAGGGCAAGGGCTTTGTGGCCGGCGCCGACATCAGCCAGATGAACGGCTACGGCGCCGAAGAAGGCCGCAACTACGCCAACCGCGCCCAGACCCTGTTCAATAAGATCGAGGGGCTGGAAAAGCCCGTGATCGCGGCGGTCAACGGCTATGCGCTGGGCGGCGGCTGCGAGCTGAGCATGAGCTGCGATATCCGTATCGCCTCCGAGAAGGCTGTGTTCGGCCAGCCCGAGGTCAACCTGGGTCTGGTCCCCTGCTTCGGCGGCACCCAGCGTCTCAGCCGCCTGGTGGGCACTGGCATCGCCAAGGAGATGATCTTCACCGCCCGCCAGATCAAGGCCGACGAGGCCAAGGCCATCGGCCTGGTCAACAAGGTCGTGGCGCCCGAGGCCCTGCTGGACGAGGCCAAGGCCATGATGGGCGT is a genomic window of Intestinimonas massiliensis (ex Afouda et al. 2020) containing:
- a CDS encoding HIT family protein, encoding MKDPHCGYCAGGETLAAFGIPICELSVSTLILFQEQSHPGRCILAYKDHISELVDLTDAERNAFFTDVARAARAIHAVFHPDKVNYGAYGDTGRHLHFHLVPKYQGGYEWGDVFGMNPGRTFLSQEEYTRMIEQIKLHL
- the kduI gene encoding 5-dehydro-4-deoxy-D-glucuronate isomerase, encoding MDIRYSANPRDFKRYTTEEIRKEFLIEDLYRPDQVTAVYSHIDRMVTLGCMPVTKSIPIDQGIDVWANFGTHFFLERREVGLFNIGGPGQVTVDGTVYPMGYKDCLYITRGSREVLFSSDSPTAPAKFYMVSAPAHCSYETRIIRLSDAARKPLGALETSNKRVIHQFIHPDVLPTCQLSMGMTVLEPGSVWNTMPAHTHERRMEVYTYFEIPAGNVVFHMMGEGQETRHIVLQNEQAVISPSWSIHAGAGTGSYSFIWAMGGENQAFDDMDVIPVTALR
- a CDS encoding gluconate 5-dehydrogenase produces the protein MDMLGQFSLKGKVALVTGASHGIGFSMAVALAGAGAEIAFNGHSPDRLKAAEAEYAARGIHARGYLCDVTDETAVQNMVARISADLGPVDILVNNAGMIQRTPLLDMSAQDFRRVVDVDLTAPFIVAKACIPGMIAKGHGKIINICSMMSELGRETVSAYAAAKGGLKMLTRNICAEFGGANIQCNGIGPGYIATSQTAPLREPQPDGSRHPFDQFICSKTPAGRWGRPEDLAGPAVFLASDASNFVNGHILYVDGGILAYIGKQP
- a CDS encoding S-layer homology domain-containing protein, giving the protein MKSKRLLTCLLAFALTLTMTALPASAATFPDIASHWAKSYIEEMTDAGMFKGYEDGTFKPENKLTTAEALALCARAVPVKQGIADRIASDRKKDVDGLLNGAQSWFYREFAICLETGILSYTELKGLVQNGSLSKPIEKEDLSVYLVRAMQLGPMAEGLDSYSMTFRDTASIRESAKPYVYLLNVYGIVQGDTNNAYGPKGEVTRAIMATMLSRALTFMEERGTITDLSEYDDYDFIQGTIAAVTKGDSGVVVLTLTGDLTGATSSISLPADAVIYENNMETTSSSLKAGKHVRISLTSKGVAEDVYLSAALKEFTGSVNGIEDNSIALTVGGAGRVVTMNRFTQVQVGSKTIGDRSVVDPDAGYATAVCMTDDQGRLVAVRLTGGTREETGILSSVEKSGSGCTLRVSGFDGVTHQYAVPGGSAVTVNGLEGTLSSGYEGCYVSLRVSNEDGSALSVSVDSVTKYVQGGIKAFTWASSTNTVTLTDPATGKSTSYDVADSCVFTYNGSAIKLKELEKEWFATARFSGEKLVRLDCYPGSAVTEGVLTNRVFTSSGSTVTLEVTESDDTVVSFAIDLSDPPAIYRNEEKSAIDKLRLGDEVEVTVRYHVVTRIEATPQSANMTGTINRIIQEVGGSTLEVTLSDGEEASYTVTSATSITQSGKTIALSALKPGYKIGLVVNGDQVAAIEVQQAVTSGSQLNGTVVYVSTERGNQYIYLRSLDSAGNEELITVHVDDDTKFLEWDGGTLTLRKLEVGDYLQVNGAYDGAEFNAALILRQ
- a CDS encoding enoyl-CoA hydratase-related protein; protein product: MSEAIKKLAESLENTKVEQDGAIVVITMNRPKALNALNDQTLGELDRIFSCIETEAEVLGVIITGEGKGFVAGADISQMNGYGAEEGRNYANRAQTLFNKIEGLEKPVIAAVNGYALGGGCELSMSCDIRIASEKAVFGQPEVNLGLVPCFGGTQRLSRLVGTGIAKEMIFTARQIKADEAKAIGLVNKVVAPEALLDEAKAMMGVIISKAPMAVRYAKVAINKGVNMDLMNGLELEKDVAALAFASEDAKEGTAAFLAKRPAVFQNK